The following proteins are encoded in a genomic region of Clostridium kluyveri:
- a CDS encoding aspartyl-phosphate phosphatase Spo0E family protein, which yields MKEVLEKIRDKLNNMLDSGEFTNDEILAVSQELDKLILAYYRLDSSYSENKT from the coding sequence ATGAAAGAAGTATTAGAAAAAATAAGAGATAAACTAAATAATATGTTAGATTCAGGTGAATTCACTAATGATGAAATATTGGCTGTAAGTCAAGAGTTAGACAAGCTTATCCTTGCTTATTATAGACTTGATTCAAGCTATTCGGAAAATAAAACTTAA
- a CDS encoding endoglucanase encodes MLNTTNNEIIGACIDVICTAFLHISHLEDFDISFLNEYLNVESSQILENIITILGSSGKIQYRNVISNYLLSDNQNIVDAAKEALETLDFMVQQKEH; translated from the coding sequence TTGCTAAATACTACTAATAATGAAATCATAGGGGCATGTATAGATGTTATTTGTACAGCATTTTTACATATTTCACATTTAGAAGACTTTGATATATCATTTTTAAATGAATACTTAAATGTTGAATCTAGTCAAATTTTAGAAAACATTATTACAATATTAGGGTCAAGTGGTAAAATACAATATAGAAATGTAATAAGTAATTATTTACTATCAGATAATCAAAATATTGTTGATGCTGCTAAAGAAGCTTTGGAAACTTTGGATTTTATGGTACAACAAAAAGAACATTAA
- a CDS encoding IS110 family transposase, with translation MEATGHYWLSFIIAEVIRFGRFTTTQLADDKLLSLRQLCRYRLSLVDSVSELKCRIITVLDQVFHEYERLFSDTWGSSSKALLEKYQTPEDILALDISELANFLKTHSRGQLGYVKAEKIKDAAQNTFGIKIAQSAFKFQLKQLIDQVLFIENQIKSLDEEIEFYYNQFDSHLTSTPGIGSITASIILSEIGDITRFKNASSLVAYAGIDPTVKQSGQFLANNNKMSKRGSPYLRRALFLAASTCTLRESPLNDYYNKKRSEGKHHLTAVGAIALNLTHIVFAIMRDNKDYVPMA, from the coding sequence TTGGAAGCTACAGGACATTATTGGCTTTCATTTATCATTGCTGAAGTCATAAGATTTGGTAGATTCACAACAACTCAACTTGCAGATGACAAATTACTTTCACTAAGACAACTTTGCAGATATCGATTATCTCTAGTTGATAGTGTTTCTGAGCTTAAATGCAGAATAATCACAGTTCTAGATCAAGTTTTTCATGAATATGAAAGGCTGTTTTCCGATACTTGGGGATCTAGTTCTAAAGCCCTTCTTGAAAAATATCAAACACCTGAAGATATATTAGCACTTGATATATCTGAACTAGCTAATTTCTTAAAAACACATAGTCGCGGTCAGCTTGGCTATGTCAAAGCAGAAAAAATTAAAGATGCAGCTCAAAATACTTTTGGAATTAAAATTGCTCAAAGTGCTTTCAAATTTCAACTTAAACAACTTATTGACCAAGTATTATTTATAGAAAACCAAATTAAGAGTTTGGATGAAGAAATTGAATTTTATTATAATCAATTTGATTCCCATTTAACTTCAACTCCTGGTATCGGATCTATAACTGCTTCTATTATTCTTAGTGAGATTGGAGACATAACTCGCTTTAAGAATGCATCAAGCCTTGTTGCTTATGCTGGCATTGACCCTACTGTAAAACAATCTGGCCAATTCTTAGCCAATAACAATAAAATGTCCAAGCGTGGTTCTCCATATCTACGACGTGCCTTATTTCTTGCTGCTTCAACCTGTACTTTACGCGAGAGTCCTCTTAATGACTATTATAACAAAAAACGAAGTGAGGGTAAGCACCATCTTACTGCCGTTGGAGCGATAGCACTTAATCTCACGCATATTGTTTTTGCTATTATGAGAGATAATAAGGACTATGTCCCTATGGCATAG
- a CDS encoding GNAT family N-acetyltransferase, whose translation MIRINENQIEPIARLLTKCFIDDPLVIMQTKGIDDKKIFLEKLFMAQLLIFEKTMEIFSLDDKLDSVIIGYEKKNYNSFRTLILNLMASPRVFRLLGKKDFKIYSSNVKNTLKAINLKWQKEFIISNYYYIKVIAIVNEERGKGVFRKLIAPTLNHCNKNNIPIILESNNPNNISIYKHFGFKLVKTIVKDEIDLRQYCFIKYPD comes from the coding sequence ATGATAAGAATAAATGAAAATCAAATTGAGCCAATAGCCAGACTTTTAACAAAATGTTTTATTGATGATCCTTTGGTTATTATGCAGACAAAAGGGATAGATGATAAAAAAATATTTTTGGAAAAGCTATTTATGGCCCAATTACTTATTTTTGAAAAAACAATGGAGATATTTAGTTTAGATGATAAGCTTGATTCTGTAATAATTGGTTATGAAAAGAAGAATTATAATAGTTTTAGAACACTAATACTAAATTTAATGGCAAGCCCTAGAGTATTTCGCCTTCTCGGAAAAAAAGATTTTAAGATATATTCATCCAATGTAAAAAATACTTTAAAGGCTATTAATTTAAAATGGCAAAAAGAATTTATCATAAGTAATTATTATTACATTAAAGTAATTGCTATTGTAAATGAAGAGCGTGGTAAAGGTGTTTTTAGAAAATTGATTGCACCAACATTAAACCATTGTAATAAAAATAATATACCTATAATTTTAGAATCAAATAACCCAAACAATATATCAATCTATAAACACTTTGGTTTCAAGCTAGTCAAAACTATAGTAAAAGATGAGATAGACTTGAGGCAATATTGCTTTATAAAATACCCTGATTAA
- a CDS encoding ABC transporter ATP-binding protein has product MDVVVQISDLKKYYGREPNLVKALDGINLCVEPGEFIAIVGTSGSGKSTLLHMMGGLDKPTCGSVIIEGRELSEMNDEDLTIFRRRQIGFVFQNYNLVPILNVYENIVLPVELDGNKVDRDYVDKVISMLHLEDKLNSLPNNLSGGQQQRVAIARALVSKPAIILADEPTGNLDSRTSQEVMGLLKMSNNEFHQTLVMITHNSEIAQLAHRIIRIEDGKIMDREV; this is encoded by the coding sequence GTGGATGTTGTTGTACAAATTTCAGATTTAAAAAAATATTATGGCAGAGAACCTAATCTTGTGAAAGCCTTAGATGGCATAAATCTATGTGTGGAACCCGGGGAATTTATCGCTATTGTAGGTACATCGGGAAGCGGAAAATCTACTCTGCTGCACATGATGGGAGGCCTTGATAAACCAACTTGTGGTAGTGTCATAATTGAAGGCAGGGAATTATCTGAGATGAATGATGAGGATCTCACTATTTTCAGGAGAAGACAAATTGGCTTTGTTTTTCAAAATTATAATCTGGTTCCCATTTTGAATGTGTATGAAAATATTGTGCTGCCTGTCGAGTTGGATGGAAACAAGGTGGATAGGGATTATGTGGACAAGGTTATTTCCATGCTTCATTTGGAGGATAAGTTAAATAGTCTGCCAAACAACCTTTCAGGAGGCCAGCAGCAGAGGGTAGCCATTGCACGGGCCCTTGTAAGCAAACCTGCCATTATTCTTGCAGACGAGCCTACGGGAAACCTGGACAGCCGCACCAGCCAGGAAGTGATGGGACTTTTAAAGATGAGTAACAATGAGTTCCATCAAACTCTGGTGATGATAACTCACAATAGTGAAATTGCCCAGCTTGCCCATAGAATTATCCGTATTGAAGATGGAAAAATTATGGACAGGGAGGTGTGA
- a CDS encoding ABC transporter permease, producing MLQNNNGKVINHLAVSSLKSNKMRNFFIAFTVVLSVSLLAVMGLFYSALRESDKKAVTKVQHVIYEGVNKEQFKSLKKDKRIEYAALYKSTQSFEMEGHMIRPVYFDGNSKKIETIKLSYGKLPEKEDEIVVNKSYMIKVGKKAKLGETIAFTFLDGTTEKFVISGYTDSGANLGVYSVLFSKEYAEKGEQFKNVPYSAFVRINGAEKMSKDQFIEVIHSIGQDYGIERKNINENNFFTNMLSMNFQESMVIIGIGIGILLVSVLVIYSIFYISVVSRIRQFGQFRTLGMTGRQIRKMVNREGLILCAVGIPIGFFIGGIIAYFLKPEGWNWINSVFIAVIVTAADIMTLLFSIHKPAKLASTVSPLEASKFSFYSGGKKETSKLHRRITPMNLALMNSVRNRKKTFLTMLSLGIGGVLFLMAATFIVSINKDEYSRQTAFYFGEYLIEFSYNKVETSEHGYSDIQINNPLNEKLKEKMKAVSGVKGIKSFKQVNIQYEYDNEKAEDYLTPFTRDKISLLKKSLSEGDFDYDKMIKNNEILVIANDSVKELYGWKFKVGDKIKIHYYNGKPMEKEFKIAACIDDYVSYKDLGGDWGYFLIPDEGLNKLMNNMNLTIGFIVSASDFKKEGEQIEKALNKIVDENPLLSMDTLRERMEQDENNFSIMYGVILGLAAFIVCFSFINLINTLIMNILTRRQELAMMQSIGMSSRQLAVMLHSEGIILAIGNIFITLVLGTSLGYLLIQAMRDIGTEYFHYHFPVWYLLGYALIILFLPMVISGVQIHFFKKDSLVDRLREQE from the coding sequence ATGCTTCAAAATAACAATGGGAAAGTTATAAATCATCTGGCAGTAAGCAGCCTTAAGAGTAATAAAATGCGTAATTTTTTTATTGCATTTACAGTGGTATTATCTGTGAGTTTATTAGCGGTTATGGGGCTTTTCTATTCAGCTTTGAGGGAAAGTGATAAAAAAGCAGTGACAAAGGTTCAGCATGTTATATATGAAGGTGTAAATAAAGAGCAGTTTAAATCACTTAAAAAAGATAAACGTATAGAATATGCTGCCCTTTACAAATCGACACAGAGTTTTGAAATGGAGGGGCACATGATCCGCCCTGTTTATTTCGATGGCAATTCTAAAAAGATTGAGACTATAAAATTGTCTTATGGAAAACTGCCGGAGAAGGAAGATGAAATTGTTGTAAATAAATCCTATATGATAAAGGTGGGAAAGAAAGCAAAGCTTGGAGAAACTATTGCTTTTACTTTTTTAGATGGAACTACTGAAAAGTTTGTTATTTCAGGTTATACAGACAGTGGGGCAAATTTGGGAGTATATTCTGTATTATTCTCAAAGGAGTATGCTGAAAAAGGGGAGCAATTTAAAAATGTACCCTATAGTGCTTTTGTCCGTATAAATGGAGCAGAAAAGATGTCAAAAGATCAATTTATTGAAGTTATTCATTCCATTGGACAGGATTATGGTATTGAACGTAAAAATATAAATGAGAATAATTTTTTTACCAACATGCTGTCTATGAATTTCCAAGAGAGTATGGTTATAATTGGTATAGGTATTGGTATTTTACTGGTAAGTGTCTTAGTTATTTACAGTATATTTTATATTTCTGTTGTAAGCCGCATACGACAGTTTGGACAGTTTCGTACCCTGGGTATGACCGGGAGACAAATCCGTAAAATGGTAAATAGAGAAGGACTTATTCTCTGTGCAGTTGGTATACCTATAGGATTTTTTATAGGGGGAATAATTGCATATTTTTTAAAGCCGGAGGGCTGGAACTGGATTAATTCTGTATTCATTGCTGTAATTGTAACTGCAGCAGATATTATGACACTGCTTTTTTCTATTCACAAACCGGCAAAGCTGGCATCAACCGTATCTCCACTGGAAGCTTCTAAATTTTCCTTTTATTCAGGTGGAAAAAAAGAAACCTCAAAGCTCCATAGAAGAATTACTCCAATGAATCTTGCACTTATGAATTCTGTACGAAACCGGAAAAAGACATTTTTGACAATGCTGTCTCTTGGCATAGGTGGAGTATTGTTTTTAATGGCAGCTACTTTTATAGTTTCTATCAATAAAGACGAGTATTCAAGACAGACAGCATTTTATTTTGGAGAGTATTTAATTGAGTTTTCCTACAATAAAGTTGAGACTTCAGAGCATGGATATAGTGATATTCAAATAAATAACCCATTAAATGAAAAGCTGAAGGAAAAGATGAAAGCTGTTTCAGGGGTAAAGGGTATCAAGAGCTTTAAGCAGGTAAATATCCAGTATGAATACGATAATGAAAAAGCAGAGGACTATTTAACACCATTTACCAGGGATAAGATATCATTACTGAAAAAATCCTTAAGTGAAGGAGATTTTGATTATGATAAAATGATAAAAAATAATGAAATTTTAGTAATAGCCAATGATAGTGTAAAAGAGCTTTATGGATGGAAATTTAAGGTTGGAGACAAGATAAAGATACATTACTATAATGGAAAGCCCATGGAAAAGGAATTTAAAATTGCAGCCTGTATAGATGATTATGTATCTTACAAGGATTTGGGGGGAGACTGGGGATACTTTCTCATTCCTGATGAAGGGCTTAACAAGCTTATGAACAATATGAACCTTACTATTGGATTTATAGTATCTGCTTCTGATTTTAAAAAAGAGGGAGAGCAAATTGAGAAGGCTCTCAATAAAATAGTGGATGAAAATCCTCTTTTAAGTATGGATACATTGAGAGAGAGGATGGAACAGGATGAGAATAACTTTAGTATTATGTATGGAGTTATTCTGGGACTGGCTGCATTTATAGTGTGTTTTAGTTTTATTAATCTTATAAATACTTTGATTATGAATATTTTAACTCGAAGGCAGGAACTCGCCATGATGCAATCTATCGGCATGAGCAGCAGACAACTAGCTGTAATGCTGCATAGTGAAGGAATCATCCTGGCAATAGGTAATATTTTTATAACACTAGTGTTAGGTACAAGCCTTGGATATTTGCTGATACAGGCAATGAGAGATATAGGGACTGAGTATTTTCATTACCACTTTCCAGTCTGGTACTTATTAGGGTATGCCCTGATAATTTTGTTTTTGCCTATGGTAATTTCCGGAGTGCAGATTCATTTTTTTAAGAAAGATTCTCTGGTAGATAGGTTGAGAGAGCAGGAATAA
- a CDS encoding response regulator transcription factor gives MKRILIVEDNIALSTGLSFDLEREGYKVDTVCSSGQAREAVRETEFDLIVLDINLPDGSGFELCRWIKELRDIPLIFLTACDMEKDTIKGFELGADDYITKPFSIGIFRRRVAAVLKRCEKENIGNIYNDGYLMVNFDKLMVIRENKTFMLTSSEYRLMKIFVANSGKVLTRQILLQKLWDNDGNFVDEHALTVNVNRLRNKIENKGHKYIKTVYGMGYMWVGEKCNVL, from the coding sequence ATGAAAAGAATACTTATAGTAGAAGACAATATAGCTTTAAGTACAGGTCTCAGTTTTGATTTGGAGAGGGAGGGTTATAAGGTTGATACAGTTTGTAGTTCCGGGCAGGCCAGAGAAGCTGTAAGGGAAACTGAGTTTGATTTAATTGTACTGGATATAAATCTTCCAGATGGCAGCGGTTTTGAACTCTGCAGATGGATAAAAGAATTAAGAGACATTCCACTTATATTTCTCACTGCCTGTGATATGGAAAAGGATACTATAAAAGGTTTTGAATTAGGTGCCGATGACTATATAACCAAGCCTTTTAGCATAGGGATTTTTAGAAGACGTGTGGCAGCAGTATTAAAACGCTGTGAAAAAGAGAACATAGGGAATATTTATAATGATGGATATCTCATGGTTAATTTTGATAAATTGATGGTAATTAGAGAGAATAAAACATTTATGCTTACATCTTCTGAGTATAGGCTTATGAAAATTTTTGTTGCCAACAGTGGCAAAGTTCTCACAAGACAAATTTTATTGCAGAAACTTTGGGATAATGATGGAAATTTTGTTGATGAACATGCTCTGACTGTTAATGTAAACCGTCTTAGAAATAAAATAGAAAATAAAGGTCATAAATATATTAAAACTGTCTATGGAATGGGTTATATGTGGGTAGGTGAAAAATGCAATGTTTTATAG
- a CDS encoding sensor histidine kinase: MFYSSSSKGIYISWAVLWIFTFICFCCVTFQITEKWSLRLLLLGFAGLFQFIALLAVVALRRKIVYFSESMSVCLDNMIKGSEEVHFNLETETLMAKLQIKLKRLYDIMKNNSNKNMSEKIAIQRLVSDISHQVKTPIANIKMYNTILRERSMSWKKQQEFLKSCDIQINKLDFLLQSMVKMSRLETGVLQICPKLYPIYDTLAEALGEVLVNAEKKNIHISVQCDPLLVVNHDKKWTSEALYNILDNAVKYTQEDGSIEIKVDKWEFYTKVDIKDTGKGICEKNQGAIFKRFYREPEVHDEEGIGIGLYLSREIITLQKGYIQVKSKPGHGSIFSVFIPNH, translated from the coding sequence ATGTTTTATAGTTCTTCTTCAAAGGGTATTTATATAAGCTGGGCAGTATTATGGATTTTTACCTTTATATGTTTTTGCTGTGTTACATTTCAGATAACAGAAAAATGGAGTCTGCGTCTTTTACTTCTTGGATTTGCAGGCCTTTTTCAGTTTATAGCACTGTTGGCCGTGGTTGCCCTTAGAAGAAAAATTGTATATTTTTCTGAATCCATGAGTGTGTGTCTGGATAACATGATAAAAGGCAGTGAAGAGGTGCATTTTAATTTAGAAACAGAAACCCTAATGGCAAAACTCCAGATAAAATTAAAGCGTCTCTATGACATCATGAAAAATAACAGCAATAAAAATATGAGTGAGAAAATAGCCATACAAAGATTGGTATCTGATATCTCCCACCAGGTGAAAACCCCCATTGCCAACATAAAAATGTATAATACTATTTTAAGAGAGCGTTCAATGTCCTGGAAAAAGCAGCAGGAGTTTTTAAAGTCTTGCGATATCCAGATAAATAAACTGGATTTTCTCCTGCAGTCCATGGTTAAAATGTCCCGTTTGGAAACAGGAGTTCTTCAAATATGTCCAAAACTGTATCCTATTTATGATACATTGGCAGAGGCCTTAGGAGAAGTGCTTGTAAATGCAGAGAAGAAGAATATCCATATTTCAGTACAATGTGATCCACTGCTGGTTGTTAACCATGATAAAAAATGGACAAGTGAAGCTCTCTATAATATTTTAGATAATGCAGTAAAATATACACAGGAAGATGGCAGTATAGAAATAAAAGTAGATAAATGGGAATTTTATACAAAGGTAGATATTAAGGATACGGGAAAAGGAATTTGTGAAAAGAATCAGGGGGCAATTTTTAAAAGATTTTACCGTGAGCCGGAGGTTCATGATGAAGAGGGCATTGGCATTGGACTTTATCTTTCCCGTGAAATTATTACCCTGCAGAAAGGGTATATTCAGGTGAAATCTAAGCCTGGTCATGGCTCTATTTTTTCTGTTTTTATTCCAAATCACTAG
- a CDS encoding MFS transporter, which yields MKKIVFPGIAMIGVTYAFARFSYGLFLPDISNSLKLSEMQAGVPSSLAYIAYCLTLVFSSLLIDRAGAYNTIQISGFSAVIGTLCIALSQNLYMLSISTFIAGIGSGLSSPAFSKIAAVNLKPEERDKGNTWINTGTSFGLIISGPLALFFSNYWRLAYIFFAAISFIVILWNRRSIPKTDLQFKQSDLPIGRKNGWNISWKRSIHLFTAAFITGISSSIYWTFSRSFLKAEYDMSTMESMFFWILMGIAGILGGVAGNFIRQFGLATSYRGVLLVLLASICLITIPSTISIYCSALLFGISYIFITGVFIVWGVKLFVEAPFLGVSLSFLSLGIGQSFGSLTAGSIIDLASYAFGFLLFAGIGLCGLFVRTPTDTSSDS from the coding sequence GTGAAGAAAATTGTATTTCCTGGTATTGCAATGATTGGTGTAACCTATGCCTTTGCCAGATTCAGTTACGGTCTATTCCTGCCAGATATCTCAAACTCACTTAAGCTGTCAGAAATGCAGGCCGGAGTGCCCAGTTCCCTTGCTTACATAGCATACTGCCTAACTTTAGTATTTTCCTCATTATTAATTGATCGAGCAGGAGCATATAACACTATCCAAATTTCTGGTTTCAGTGCTGTAATTGGAACACTTTGCATTGCACTTTCTCAAAATCTATATATGCTATCAATCAGTACATTTATTGCCGGCATAGGGAGTGGTCTGTCCTCCCCCGCATTCAGCAAAATTGCTGCAGTTAATTTGAAGCCAGAGGAACGTGATAAGGGAAATACATGGATTAATACTGGTACTAGCTTTGGTTTAATCATATCAGGACCACTGGCACTATTTTTCAGTAACTACTGGAGGCTAGCCTATATATTCTTTGCTGCCATCAGCTTCATTGTTATACTATGGAATCGCCGCAGCATCCCAAAAACAGACCTACAATTTAAACAATCTGACCTACCTATAGGAAGAAAGAATGGATGGAATATTTCATGGAAAAGAAGCATTCATTTATTCACTGCTGCATTTATTACAGGCATCAGTTCTTCTATTTATTGGACCTTTTCCAGAAGCTTTTTGAAAGCAGAGTATGACATGAGCACAATGGAAAGTATGTTCTTTTGGATTCTGATGGGAATTGCAGGGATTTTGGGAGGAGTTGCAGGCAATTTTATTAGACAGTTTGGGTTAGCGACTTCCTATCGAGGTGTTCTCCTTGTCTTGTTGGCTTCAATATGCTTAATTACAATACCCTCAACCATAAGCATTTATTGTTCTGCACTCTTATTTGGTATTTCTTATATTTTTATAACCGGTGTCTTCATTGTTTGGGGAGTAAAACTATTTGTGGAAGCACCTTTTTTAGGAGTGAGCCTGAGTTTTCTGTCTTTGGGTATAGGTCAGTCCTTCGGCTCACTTACAGCAGGATCAATCATTGATCTGGCATCCTATGCTTTCGGCTTTCTATTATTTGCAGGAATAGGACTGTGTGGATTATTTGTTAGAACCCCTACCGATACATCAAGTGATTCTTAG
- a CDS encoding sensor histidine kinase — protein sequence MDVIREVIIDIIEALLLLVVFESLYDKKKFIIQNKIKTGLFLILFIFLTYWSTFHIPLAYHTLFLVIFDILLLAFITKIKLFDSAIIVCLFFTIMFATESFVQIIEMPIFNVNLNQLISNSRYFYIFVASSKILQIIIIAIIFQFNSYFIKLKLFEKEGAIFANLIIELGIFTLFIFCVNFGIFHIKNIQSYNIIIFIIYFIFLISKFKNLKEKQLAININYKIQEKHIKHMEEIISIIRREKHDFANHINVIQGLCLLNKPDTVEKITTYVRKISDTIHSSFKYLDTGNDYIDGLLSIKNSYAVRNNIDFNVIINEPFSLLIIRQDELISIISNLVDNAFEAFNKSDVENKEISIITFKEDINFCIEIADNGDVIPKNIIEKIFNKGFSTKTKEKCEHGFGLYITKQLIEKNNGIIFVESTTQRTKLTVKFKMDQIDGT from the coding sequence ATTGATGTTATAAGAGAAGTAATAATAGACATTATAGAAGCATTACTTCTTTTAGTAGTTTTTGAATCATTATATGATAAAAAAAAGTTTATAATACAGAATAAGATTAAAACAGGATTATTTCTTATATTGTTTATTTTTTTAACTTATTGGAGTACATTTCATATTCCACTAGCCTATCACACATTATTTCTTGTAATATTTGATATTCTATTACTTGCCTTCATTACAAAAATAAAGCTTTTTGATTCTGCAATTATAGTTTGTTTATTTTTTACAATAATGTTTGCTACTGAATCTTTTGTACAAATCATTGAAATGCCTATATTTAATGTGAATTTAAATCAACTTATTTCAAATTCTAGGTATTTTTATATTTTTGTAGCATCGTCCAAAATATTACAAATAATTATTATAGCAATAATTTTTCAGTTTAACTCATATTTCATTAAGCTGAAATTATTTGAAAAAGAAGGAGCTATCTTTGCTAATTTAATCATTGAATTAGGTATATTTACCCTCTTTATATTTTGTGTTAACTTTGGTATTTTTCATATAAAAAATATCCAAAGCTATAACATTATTATTTTCATTATTTATTTTATATTTCTAATATCAAAATTCAAAAATTTAAAAGAAAAGCAACTAGCTATAAATATAAATTATAAGATTCAGGAAAAACACATCAAACATATGGAAGAAATAATTAGCATAATCAGACGGGAAAAACATGATTTTGCTAACCATATTAATGTTATACAGGGATTATGTTTGTTAAATAAGCCTGATACTGTAGAGAAGATAACCACTTATGTACGAAAAATTTCAGATACAATACATTCTTCTTTTAAATATTTGGATACAGGTAATGATTACATAGACGGTCTATTATCCATAAAGAATAGCTATGCAGTAAGGAACAACATAGATTTCAACGTAATAATTAATGAACCTTTTAGTTTGTTAATTATTAGACAGGATGAATTAATAAGTATTATAAGTAATCTTGTAGATAATGCTTTTGAAGCCTTTAATAAATCAGATGTTGAAAATAAGGAAATATCTATTATAACTTTTAAGGAAGATATAAATTTTTGTATTGAGATAGCTGATAATGGAGATGTTATTCCTAAAAATATAATAGAAAAAATTTTTAATAAAGGCTTTTCTACAAAAACTAAAGAAAAGTGTGAACATGGCTTTGGATTGTATATTACTAAACAATTAATTGAGAAAAATAATGGGATCATATTTGTAGAGAGTACTACTCAGAGAACCAAACTTACAGTGAAATTTAAAATGGATCAAATAGATGGTACTTGA
- a CDS encoding SMI1/KNR4 family protein has product MKNFRFLKEYIVDKPQSTNEKRHIFYSVEQNEVINAENRMENNFPNELKEFYSEIGYGFLCKDDKVHTNRIMHPSDIADFYCEDEVYSYVDRDLYESNELIFFDLGGEGDFLTLKLDGEDNGAVYYFGRKVAESLKDFLIKMDQETNYYMKK; this is encoded by the coding sequence ATGAAAAATTTTCGGTTTTTAAAGGAGTATATAGTTGATAAACCGCAAAGCACTAATGAAAAAAGACATATATTTTATAGCGTTGAGCAGAATGAGGTCATAAATGCTGAAAATAGAATGGAAAATAATTTTCCAAATGAATTAAAAGAATTTTATTCAGAAATTGGTTACGGATTCTTATGCAAGGATGATAAGGTACACACTAATAGAATAATGCATCCTAGTGATATAGCTGATTTTTATTGTGAAGATGAAGTATATAGTTACGTAGATAGGGATTTATATGAAAGTAATGAACTTATCTTCTTTGATTTGGGCGGAGAGGGAGACTTCTTAACACTGAAACTAGATGGAGAAGATAATGGTGCAGTTTATTACTTTGGTAGGAAAGTTGCGGAATCCTTAAAGGATTTTCTCATAAAGATGGATCAAGAGACGAATTATTATATGAAAAAATAA
- a CDS encoding TetR/AcrR family transcriptional regulator, whose translation MSSKKEDLLNKAEILFYEHSFHSIGLKRVINEANVAVMTLYNHFASKEDLIMEVLKRREKRYFSYLASGIAHTEKPVVELAKAHLQWLKEYSAKGCMFLRAKEEFGADPSNEIVQFVNQHKQRLLYKFCQYGLDESAALKLMILFEGATALAETEDMEKVGKQLIELSKLI comes from the coding sequence ATGAGTTCAAAGAAGGAAGATTTATTAAATAAAGCGGAAATACTGTTTTACGAGCACAGTTTCCATTCAATTGGACTAAAGCGAGTGATCAATGAAGCAAATGTGGCTGTCATGACATTATATAACCACTTTGCTTCCAAAGAAGACTTAATTATGGAAGTATTAAAAAGAAGAGAAAAAAGATATTTTTCATATCTGGCTTCCGGTATTGCTCATACTGAAAAACCGGTTGTGGAATTAGCAAAGGCTCATCTTCAATGGCTGAAAGAGTATAGTGCAAAAGGGTGCATGTTCCTACGGGCAAAAGAGGAATTCGGAGCAGATCCCAGTAATGAGATAGTACAGTTTGTAAATCAGCACAAGCAGCGTTTGCTGTATAAGTTTTGCCAGTATGGTTTAGATGAATCAGCTGCACTTAAATTAATGATCCTGTTCGAAGGAGCAACAGCATTGGCAGAAACAGAAGATATGGAAAAAGTGGGGAAACAGTTGATAGAACTGTCCAAACTTATCTAA
- a CDS encoding cyclic lactone autoinducer peptide, translating into MKILGSLSLFLATIVIVPTCTFSGYQPKCPDELLK; encoded by the coding sequence ATGAAAATATTAGGTTCTTTATCTTTGTTCCTAGCAACAATAGTTATAGTTCCAACCTGTACATTCAGTGGTTACCAACCAAAGTGTCCCGATGAACTCTTAAAATAA